A single region of the Lotus japonicus ecotype B-129 chromosome 4, LjGifu_v1.2 genome encodes:
- the LOC130714159 gene encoding inactive poly [ADP-ribose] polymerase RCD1-like, translated as MEARTESKQKQTTYHVAHQKRASRPVIYQQPSSPVSPTSKVVKKMRLCDYESKRTTVDAHPAKFFLRYYLNYKSSGRPERIMFYHNDEWFDYPVVDLVQNDFDIKKPVVEIWLNGHDLMLDFLHMCLVDFNTGLQQPLAWIDEVGHCFFPEIYVASYEESSNLCKQEGMELPIEIKMIGVGESKLRNCSRVSNALVKGTQVEIENLMNILDCGNRGESILQNEVGLVPYTEYVQGKLNLDSVHKIFLNGMSNVGNTHFEILETYYCLGASMQARLKLFQAQVEITKIIHKDANVRYAWLPFNKEELSTMMKYGLGHCVPCVTKSTYGVGVHLAAVTCPYASARYCNIDENGVRHLVLCRVIMGNMEVIHPAFGSDTVQFQPTSPKYDNGVDNIHCPRYYVVWNMNKNTHIYPEFVVSFKVFGDAEGYFREAVGENNDSSVNSSQANSTSHGSCDLFQPTSLVDNITNNNGVASTLEIPKSPWLPFPMLIAAISDKVSPDEMSLIMAHYELFKAKQISRDNFVKEMRLIVGDTILRAIITSLQFRIPSNVELEGSNQNDG; from the exons ATGGAAGCTAGAACTGAATCGAAGCAGAAACAAACTACCTATCATGTTGCACATCAAAAGAGAGCTTCGCGGCCAGTTATATATCAACAACCATCATCACCTGTGTCACCCACAAGTAAGGTTGTCAAAAAAATGAGATTATGTGACTATGAAAGCAAAAGGACAACGGTTGATGCTCACCCGGCAAAATTCTTTCTTAggtattatttaaattataaaagtaGTGGAAGACCTGAACGTATTATGTTCTACCATAATGATGAATGGTTTGACTATCCTGTCGTTGACTTGGTCCAGAATGATTTTGACATAAAAAAGCCAGTTGTGGAAATATGGTTAAATGGCCATGATCTTATGCTAGATTTTTTACACATGTGTCTAGTGGACTTTAATACTGGTTTGCAACAACCTTTAGCATGGATAGATGAGGTTGGGCATTGCTTTTTCCCTGAAATTTATGTTGCTTCATATGAAGAATCTTCTAATTTGTGCAAACAAGAGGGTATGGAATTACCAATTGAAATCAAAATGATTGGGGTTGGTGAATCCAAGTTGAGGAATTGTAGCAGGGTATCAAATGCGTTAGTTAAGGGCACTCAAGTAGAAATTGAAAATCTGATGAACATCTTGGACTGTGGAAATCGTGGTGAATCCATTCTGCAAAATGAAGTAGGTTTAGTTCCTTACACTGAGTATGTACAAGGAAAATTAAATTTGGATTCTGTACATAAGATATTCCTTAATGGAATGAGTAACGTTGGCAATACTCATTTTGAGATATTGGAAACATACTATTGTTTAGGTGCATCAATGCAAGCACGGTTGAAGCTATTCCAGGCACAAGTtgaaataacaaaaataatcCACAAGGATGCAAATGTTCGATATGCTTGGCTTCCTTTTAATAAAGAAGAGTTATCTACAATGATGAAGTATGGACTTGGGCATTGTGTGCCATGTGTAACCAAAAGCACATATGGTGTTGGTGTTCATCTTGCAGCTGTTACATGCCCTTATGCCAG TGCTCGTTATTGTAATATTGACGAAAATGGTGTTCGACACTTGGTCCTTTGTCGTGTAATAATGGGGAACATGGAAGTTATTCATCCCGCCTTTGGCTCCGACACTGTTCAGTTTCAACCTACCAGCCCTAAATATGATAATGGAGTTGATAACATTCATTGTCCAAGATACTATGTAGTGTGGAATATGAATAAAAACACTCACATCTATCCAGAATTTGTTGTCAGTTTCAAGGTCTTTGGGGATGCTGAAG GATATTTTCGTGAAGCTGTGGGAGAGAATAATGATTCTAGTGTTAATTCTTCTCAAGCCAATTCAACTAGTCATGGTTCTTGTGACTTGTTTCAGCCAACCTCTTTAGTGGATAAT ATAACAAATAACAATGGGGTTGCTAGCACCCTTGAAATTCCAAAATCACCTTGGCTTCCTTTTCCTATGCTTATTGCTGCTATTAGTGACAAGGTTTCTCCTGATGAAATGAGTCTTATTATGGCACATTATGAACTATTTAAG GCAAAGCAGATTTCTCGTGATAATTTTGTGAAGGAGATGAGGTTAATAGTTGGAGATACTATATTAAGAGCTATAATAACAAGTCTCCAATTCAGG ATACCATCAAATGTTGAATTGGAAGGTTCAAACCAAAATGATGGTTGA